A region from the Pelobates fuscus isolate aPelFus1 chromosome 3, aPelFus1.pri, whole genome shotgun sequence genome encodes:
- the JUNB gene encoding transcription factor JunB, with amino-acid sequence MCSKMEQPFYHDDSLLSAYSRPDAGLLKGPLGPMSDSYRVPKHDLSYYPSQVSPSSLKMAAPELERLIIHSGPGVINGPGAGQLYCAHRGGGMTEEEEGFVDGFVKALDDLHKMNREGPPNVSLGAGTGPMGGGVASQANSIYGDTAVYTSLANYHPSCYRQPSATINYLPQGHGGYGVSPFKEEPQTVPEAGGSMSDSRDSTPAPMSPINMEEQEKIKVERKRLRNRLAATKCRKRKLERIARLEDKVRELKSENNGLSGTAGALREQVEQLKVRVREHARHGCQLLLGSKGHQVF; translated from the coding sequence ATGTGCTCCAAGATGGAGCAGCCCTTCTACCACGATGACTCCCTGCTGTCTGCCTACTCCCGCCCTGACGCCGGGCTCCTGAAGGGCCCCCTGGGGCCAATGTCGGACTCCTACCGTGTCCCCAAGCACGACCTGTCCTACTACCCGAGCCAGGTGTCCCCGTCCAGTCTGAAGATGGCAGCCCCGGAGCTGGAGAGGCTCATCATCCACAGCGGCCCCGGGGTCATCAATGGGCCGGGCGCTGGACAGCTCTACTGCGCCCACCGCGGAGGGGGCAtgacggaggaggaggagggcttTGTGGACGGCTTCGTGAAGGCTCTGGATGACCTGCACaagatgaacagagaggggccCCCCAATGTGTCACTGGGGGCCGGGACTGGGCCTATGGGTGGTGGGGTAGCATCCCAAGCCAACAGCATCTATGGAGACACTGCAGTCTACACCAGCCTGGCCAACTACCACCCCAGCTGCTACAGGCAACCCTCAGCCACCATCAACTACCTGCCCCAGGGGCATGGGGGCTATGGGGTATCTCCCTTCAAAGAGGAGCCCCAAACCGTGCCAGAGGCTGGAGGGAGCATGTCTGACAGCAGAGACAGCACCCCAGCTCCCATGTCTCCCATCAACATGGAGGAGCAGGAGAAGATCAAGGTGGAGAGGAAGAGGTTGAGGAACCGCCTGGCTGCCACCAAGTGTCGCAAGAGGAAGCTGGAGAGGATAGCCAGGCTGGAGGACAAGGTCAGGGAGCTGAAGAGTGAGAACAATGGGCTGAGTGGCACAGCTGGGGCACTCAGGGAGCAGGTGGAGCAGCTAAAGGTCAGGGTGAGGGAGCATGCCAGGCATGGGTGCCAGCTTCTTCTGGGTAGCAAAGGGCACCAAGTGTTCTGA